The DNA segment TGTCGTCGCTATCTTGGCGTTTGAGATTTTGGTTGCGGCGCGGATTTTGACGTCGGTTGCTCGGGCGGCGGCTGTTCGGGCGGTTGCCGTGGCGTTTTTCCGATTTTTCTGTTTCGGAGGCTTTTTCGGGTTCGTTTTTGCTGCCGCCGAATACTTTGCCGAGCCATGATTTGAAACCTGTCCACCAAGAAGAAGACACTGGGGCTTCGCTAACAATCGGAGCAGGCTGGGTGTGCTTCACGCCTTTCACGGCAGGTTCGGGGCGGGCGGTTTTGGCTTTTTCGCCGCCGAAAGGTTTGGCGGTTTCGTCTTCTTCTGGTTCGACAACACGCTTGTAGCTCGGCTCGGCGTTATCGTCCACATCATCGGTACGCACGCGGGTAACGTCGTAGTGCGGGTTTTCGAGATGGATATTGGGGATCAGGAAAACGGATACGTCCAAACGCTCTTCCATACCGAAAAGTTCGGCACGTTTTTCGTTGAGTAGGAAGGTTGCCACATCTACCGGCACTTGTGCGTGTACTTCGCCGGTGTTGTCTTTCATGGCTTCTTCCTGAATGATGCGCAGCACATGCAGGGCGGTGGATTCGATACTGCGGATGACGCCTGTGCCGCCACAACGCGGGCAGGCGTTATGGCTGCTTTCGCCCAATGCGGGTTTCAGGCGTTGGCGCGATAATTCAAGCAGGCCGAAGCGGGAGAGTTTGCCCATTTGTACGCGGGCGCGGTCTTTTTTCAGGGCGTCGCGCAAGACGTTTTCCACATCGCGCTGATGCTTGGGGTTTTCCATGTCGATGAAGTCGATCACCACCAAGCCGCCCAAGTCGCGCAGGCGCATCTGGCGTGCCACTTCTTCGGCGGCTTCCATATTGGTTTTGAAGGCGGTGTCTTCGATGTCGGCACCGCGGGTGGCGCGTGCGGAGTTTACGTCGATGGAAACCAGTGCTTCGGTGTGGTCGATCACAATCGCTCCGCCGGAAGGCAGGCTGACGCTGCGTGAAAATGCGCTTTCGATTTGGTGTTCGATTTGGAAACGCGAAAACAGCGGAGTGTGGTCTTGATAGAGTTTCAGACGGCCGACGTTGTTGGGCATCACATACGACATAAATTCGGAAATCTGATCATACACTTCTTGGTTGTCGACCAAGATTTCGCCGATGTCGGGGCGGAAGTAGTCGCGGATGGCGCGGATAAGCAGCGAGCTTTCCATAAAGAGCAGGTAAGGCTCGTTGTGCGCACGGCCGGCTTCTTCGATGGCCTGCCACAATTGTTGCAGGTAGTTGAAATCCCATTGCAGCTCTTCCACGCTGCGGCCGATGCCGGCGGTGCGGGCGATCAGGCTCATGCCGCGCGGCACGTCCAATTCGGCCATGGCGGCTTTCAATTCTTGACGTTCTTCGCCTTCGATACGGCGCGATACGCCGCCGCCGCGCGGGTTGTTGGGCATTAAAACCAGATAACGACCGGCCAGGCTGATGAAGGTAGTTAACGCAGCGCCTTTGTTGCCGCGCTCGTCTTTTTCAACCTGCACGATTACCTGCATGCCTTCTTTCAGCACGTCTTGGATGCGGGCGCGGCCGCCTTCGTAGTCTTGGAAATAGGAACGGGAAACTTCTTTGAAAGGGAGGAAACCGTGGCGGTCGGTGCCGTAATCGACGAAACACGCTTCCAGCGACGGTTCGATGCGGGTAATCACACCTTTATAGATATTGCCTTTGCGCTGTTCTTTGCCCAGCGTTTCGATGTCGAGATCGAGCAGCGTTTGCCCGTCGACAATCGCCACGCGCAGCTCTTCGGCCTGCGTGGCATTAAATAACATTCGTTTCATAACCACCTCGTTTTTGAGCACCCACGAGGCCGGTAATCAGTATTCAACGCTTATAAGCCGCCAATGGTCAGGCCGTCTGAAACGGCGTGTGGGGCATTATCTGAACGAGAAGGAAAATAAAGAACGATAGGCATACGTTAAGGTTTGTGTTGCCGGCTGTTTGCTGTTGTTTATAGATGCCGCCGCTGAAATTGCTTGGTCGGCAATAATGGTTTTTTCATGCCAAAACGGGTGGCAGAACAGTTAAACAGACGCAGAGCGGTATACCTGCTGTTTCGCTGTGATAAATGCTGCGAAACACAATAAATCTGAGCCGTCTTCTTCATTGCTGTCCGGCGGCTTTGTTACCAACGGCTGCGCGCGAATCAACTAGGAGCGTCTTATGCCTGACGGAAAGCCTGCCGGAAAAGGTTAAACTTAATTACGTCTTCACCCGCCGGGCTTGGCGGCAGATGAAGGAAATGCTTTGTGGCGTGCTTTTTAGTATAAAATTCCGGTTTACAATAAGTTTTCAGACGGCCTGAACAATCTGTAAAACGGCCCCCGAAAACGTAAGCGGATTATAGAGAAAATGCCGACAATTAGCAAAGACTTGGTTAACCACATCAGCATCACTGCGGAAGACGCAGGGCAGCGGCTCGACAACTTTTTAATCAAGATTTTGAAAGGGGTGCCCAAAAGCCATATCCAGCGCATCATCCGCGCAGGCGAAGTACGCTTGAACAAAAAACGCTGCAAGCCTACCGACCGTATAGAAGCGGGCGATGTTTTGCGTATTCCGCCGGTGCGCATTGCCGAAAAGCAGAGGCCGTCTGAAAACATGCCGGTGCCTGCGCGTGATTTTGAAATTGTTTACGAAGACGATGCGATGCTGGTGGTGAACAAGCCCAGCGGCGTGGCGGTACACGGCGGCAGCGGGGTAAGTTTCGGCGTGATCGAGCAATTGCGCCGCGCCCGACCCGAAGCGCGTTATCTGGAGCTGGTGCACCGTTTGGACAAAGACACCAGCGGGCTGTTGATGATTGCGAAAAAGCGCAGCGCGTTGGTAAAGCTGCACGAAGCCATCCGCAACGACCATCCGAAAAAAATTTATCTGGCTTTGGGCGTAGGAAAGCTGGCGCAGGATAAGCTGAATGTGAAACTGCCACTGTTCAAATACACGGGCGCACAAGGCGAAAAGATGGTGCGCGTGAGTGAAAACGGCCAGCATGCGCATACGGTGTTCCGTGTATTGAAGCGTTTTTCAGACGGCCTGCTGCATCAGGTCGGCCTTTCGCATTTAACATTGGTGGAAGCCACCTTGAAAACCGGCCGCACTCATCAAATCCGCGTGCACATGCAGTCGCAGCATTGCCCGATTGCGGGCGACGAACGCTATGGCGATTATCAGGCCAACAAACGGCTGCACAAATTGGGTTTGAAGCGGATGTTTCTGCATGCGGCGGAGTTGCATTTGCAGCACCCGCTCACGGGCGAGCCGTTGCATTTGAAAGCCGAGCTGCCTTTGGAGTTGCGGCAGATGGTGTTGATGCTGGAGGGCGGCCGGCAAGCAGAGTAAAAAAGCGGGGCATATATGCTCCGCTTTTTTTATCCATTGCTTAGAAAAGCGGTTGTGATGTTGGTTGAAATGGGCGGTACTCGTTATGGGAAAGCATGCCTGCTTGCAATCGGTTTAGTTGTGAGCGGGGTAGGAGCATATTTGCCGCAACGATTTGATTAGAAATCAAATCCCATTTGGTCGGGTAATTCGGTGGAGATTTGCCCTTCGCGTGCGGCTTTTTGCAGTTTGCTGCGGCGCATGGCAATCAGGCGCATGACTTGGTGTTTTTGTGCGTCGGACATATTAAGCCAATAGAGCCGCTCTTCCCGACTGCGCAGGCAGCCTTTGCAATAGCCTTTGCTGTTGGCTTCGCATACGCCGATACAGGGGCTGGGAATGGCAAAGAACTCGAGTTGTTCCATAAACAGTGGCAAAAAAAAAGAAACATTTTGAGACCTTTGCAAAACTTCCGTCTGCGGCGCATTTCTGTGTTGTGCGCTGCTATGCTTTGAACTGCATCCGCATCCGAGAGTTTTGCAAAGGTTTCATTCTGCTTGAAAAATACGCTATGTTCAACGGTTTGCCGCATCAGTGTTTTTCAGACGGCCGGTTGCAGGGATATTGCAAGAGGCCGTCTGAAAAGCCGTTTAAGACCGGTTTTGCGTTTTTATTCTTTCTGTTTAAACCTGCTTTAAACGGTTTTGGAGTATTGTGCCGTGGTTTCTTTGTGGCGGAGATGGTAGTCAAACACCATGGCAATATTGCGGATAATGAATCTGCCTTTGGGCGTTACCGTTAACCCGCCGGGTTTTAGGCGCAACAGGCCGAGTTCGGCCAAATCCTGCAAATCTTGCAGCTCTTGGCTGAAATAGTCTGCAAACGAAATATTGAACAGACTTTCGTAGGTTGGGAATTCGAGAGAAAAGCGGCACATCAAATCCTGAATAATGCTGCGCCGCAGAATATCGTCGCCGTTTAGGCGGTAGCCGCGCATGACCGGCAGCCTGCCTTCATCCAAAGCGGCATAATAGGCGTCGATGTCGCGCTCGTTTTGAATGTAGGCGTGGCCGATTTTACCGATGGATGAAACGCCGATGGCAATCAGATCGCAGTCGGCATAGGTA comes from the Neisseria dumasiana genome and includes:
- a CDS encoding DUF1289 domain-containing protein; translated protein: MEQLEFFAIPSPCIGVCEANSKGYCKGCLRSREERLYWLNMSDAQKHQVMRLIAMRRSKLQKAAREGQISTELPDQMGFDF
- a CDS encoding Rne/Rng family ribonuclease, with translation MLFNATQAEELRVAIVDGQTLLDLDIETLGKEQRKGNIYKGVITRIEPSLEACFVDYGTDRHGFLPFKEVSRSYFQDYEGGRARIQDVLKEGMQVIVQVEKDERGNKGAALTTFISLAGRYLVLMPNNPRGGGVSRRIEGEERQELKAAMAELDVPRGMSLIARTAGIGRSVEELQWDFNYLQQLWQAIEEAGRAHNEPYLLFMESSLLIRAIRDYFRPDIGEILVDNQEVYDQISEFMSYVMPNNVGRLKLYQDHTPLFSRFQIEHQIESAFSRSVSLPSGGAIVIDHTEALVSIDVNSARATRGADIEDTAFKTNMEAAEEVARQMRLRDLGGLVVIDFIDMENPKHQRDVENVLRDALKKDRARVQMGKLSRFGLLELSRQRLKPALGESSHNACPRCGGTGVIRSIESTALHVLRIIQEEAMKDNTGEVHAQVPVDVATFLLNEKRAELFGMEERLDVSVFLIPNIHLENPHYDVTRVRTDDVDDNAEPSYKRVVEPEEDETAKPFGGEKAKTARPEPAVKGVKHTQPAPIVSEAPVSSSWWTGFKSWLGKVFGGSKNEPEKASETEKSEKRHGNRPNSRRPSNRRQNPRRNQNLKRQDSDDTQADARTADADSHESIKENNKETRSNRRSQNDSRERSRQNAAEACQSDAETKAVAKENGNREQRQDNRRRNRNDKAATAAAVAALPNVAESVQENTAPAAEAVRTDKTADNSERENRSPRQERSRNRDRDQQRERRNSSKKRNIPSAAKIEQYLSIEEAADKVRFAVAHVFGEAEEAPLAVAVTAPLAQSNTAVAAETDSPLVVVVPEIDTDTAESAPALFAIESDSAIASSAPSAPAENTVDTDEQSIIAAAVANVEEAVNTVFGIGHIENEPVGEVQNEVSTSEHALSTTPAESQPKAVSDGLNLGGLVLVETRADALAAASASTHTEASSGLRRADVPKPVETALHDEAPMVQVETHR
- a CDS encoding RluA family pseudouridine synthase, yielding MPTISKDLVNHISITAEDAGQRLDNFLIKILKGVPKSHIQRIIRAGEVRLNKKRCKPTDRIEAGDVLRIPPVRIAEKQRPSENMPVPARDFEIVYEDDAMLVVNKPSGVAVHGGSGVSFGVIEQLRRARPEARYLELVHRLDKDTSGLLMIAKKRSALVKLHEAIRNDHPKKIYLALGVGKLAQDKLNVKLPLFKYTGAQGEKMVRVSENGQHAHTVFRVLKRFSDGLLHQVGLSHLTLVEATLKTGRTHQIRVHMQSQHCPIAGDERYGDYQANKRLHKLGLKRMFLHAAELHLQHPLTGEPLHLKAELPLELRQMVLMLEGGRQAE